acctttgacccaatCCTGTTTGCTTACTGAAGACAACCAGGAAGTGAGAGAATACCAAGACTccattggtttaaaaaaaaaaaagtgcagtaaaGCAGTCAGTGTCTGCACCAGACATTATCCCACATAGTAACAAAAGTTGTGTTTCTGACCTTTTgacccctttctctctcttgctgacACATCTCATAAGAGACCACAGCTCAatgtcttcctctctttcctctccccGCCTTTCTTTGATCCATATTTCCAAGAAATACACTCACAATCGATACCCTTTTATCTACTCGCTATTGAGGCCAAACACACGTCATCTTGAGAGCTTTTCAGCTGCAAACTGCACTCAGTTGTTTTTGGAATGACTATGATTATTTCAgtttattgttaatgtttttctaTAGATTTAAATGTGGCTGCAGCACATGGTGCAAATGGTCACTGAATGCATTGTGTATGAAAGCAATGAAAAGTAACTCAGGATGAAGTGGTTTGTTGTAGAAATGTTCCTCAGCAACAACAAGCAGATGATTTTATAAtatgagggaaaacaaacctCTGAACCAATTACattaagttgtgttttttcctgattCAAAGGtgtttgaattttatttgttgtcttcCTGTCGTTCAGACCCATCAGAGGCCGTCCTGCAGGCGATGCAGCGGAGTCGCTGCCTCCTCTTTGTCCTCAGCCCCGCCTTCCTGACAGAGAAAGGTTTCAGCCTCCTGGAGTGCCGCGTGGGCCTGTACCTCCAACACGGCCACCAAGCCTCCATCGCCGCCGTTGTTTACCACTCCGTCAGTAAACTGCACTGCGTGGAGGTGACGCAGCTCTGTCAGGCTGCTGTCAGCACTGTCAAGTGGCGGGGGAGTAGATCTGAGCCGCGGCGGTCGCGGTTCTGGCTGCGACTGAGGCTGGCACTGCCCCTGCGGCCACTCGCCATGGGCAGGAGGTTGATTGACAGCACGTCATCCCACTCAGACCTGGCTGCTGTGGTTCTGCACAGAGCCCAATGGATCCAGCACCAAAGCCAGAACCAAAGAGACAGAACCAATCAGAGTCATAAAAACAGGCGGGCTTCACTAAGTCAGGGCCACATGGGGAGACAGGCCCCTCCCACTGCAAGAGGGAGTGTGAAGAGGGGGGTCACATCCAGGGACGAGGGGTCACATCACAGCAGAGGCTGCTCACGGTCCACTGGGTTCATCCATCAGGTGGATGATAGAGAGGCGGAGCTTACAGAGATGcaacatgtgtcacatgacaGGACTGAAGAGGAGTCAGCTGTTGTCCCAGAAACAGACCCTGTCCCTGAAATAGATGTGGTCCCAGAAACAGACCCCACCCCAATTCCGGACACTGTCCCTGACTCCACCTCCCCCACACGTGAGCAGGACGAGGATGTCCTTAAAGTGGCGCCAGAGGAGACATAGAGTGGTTCGTTTGTCTTTTGTGGAGCATTTATccatcaacataaataacaatttacaaattaaaatcaacaaatgaaCGTTATTGCACATACTGAAATGTTAGGCCTGTATGCTTggaaatgtcacaatattaacCCAACATGAACATGTAGACATCTTTAACTTTAAGCAGGAATTGTCACTTGAACtaattttatcatttaaaaaccaGTACTGCAGTACTGTCTCGGCCCACAACATgtgagattttattttgaaatcctggCTAAAGGAAGAAGTCTGAGTCAGCAGGTGTCACTGTTTAACCACTcaacctgctctctctctctctctctctctctctgtctgtctgtctctctctctcatataaaacctggtcctaatgaggcagaatctaattTTTGAGGAGCTGGTGTTTAGAGCTAAGATATAAACTgtggttaggcattaactacAGGCTATGTTTAAGGCTTTGcttagactgtccaaatgaatagattTCAATGCAGTTTagtaagaagaagaattcacatataaaccacacacacacacacacatattcagagaggacattttgggaatgTTGgctttaaaatacttttttgggGGTTAACACCTGTTTTTGGGGTTAGGGATAGATTTAGGCACTTTGTTGggatggttaaagttaaggtaaGCTGCTACGGAATGCATTATCTcgatgagtgtcctcacaaggaATGAAgctcaaacgtgtgtgtgtgtgtgtgtgtgtgtgtgtgtgtgtgtgtgtgtgtga
This Solea senegalensis isolate Sse05_10M linkage group LG8, IFAPA_SoseM_1, whole genome shotgun sequence DNA region includes the following protein-coding sequences:
- the LOC122773549 gene encoding uncharacterized protein LOC122773549 translates to MKIVFFPDSKVFEFYLLSSCRSDPSEAVLQAMQRSRCLLFVLSPAFLTEKGFSLLECRVGLYLQHGHQASIAAVVYHSVSKLHCVEVTQLCQAAVSTVKWRGSRSEPRRSRFWLRLRLALPLRPLAMGRRLIDSTSSHSDLAAVVLHRAQWIQHQSQNQRDRTNQSHKNRRASLSQGHMGRQAPPTARGSVKRGVTSRDEGSHHSRGCSRSTGFIHQVDDREAELTEMQHVSHDRTEEESAVVPETDPVPEIDVVPETDPTPIPDTVPDSTSPTREQDEDVLKVAPEET